The following are encoded together in the Anoplopoma fimbria isolate UVic2021 breed Golden Eagle Sablefish chromosome 13, Afim_UVic_2022, whole genome shotgun sequence genome:
- the mymk gene encoding protein myomaker, producing the protein MGSFIAKMLLPTVSSLVFLPTASVAAKRGFHMEAMVYFFTMFFTAIYHACDGPGLSILCFMRYDVLEYFSVYGTALSMWVTLIALGDFDEPQRSSITMFGVLTIAVRIFQDRWGYGIYSGPIGSAVFIITVRWLQKMKQLRAVYPEKKVYTQQVGPGCCFGALALMLRFYFEEWDYAYVHSFYHLSLAVSFILLLPKKNRYAGTGRNAAKLSFCALLCCSMSPGTSKEKTDKSAQKKKKSSRTVWSIPTEKLWSQRCSTPILPVYTPPPSTPVKGTSISRLKEMNGWK; encoded by the exons ATGGGTTCTTTTATTGCCAAGATGCTGCTCCCGACGGTCAGCAGCCTGGTGTTTCTGCCGACGGCCAGCGTGGCCGCCAAGAGGGGCTTCCACATGGAGGCCATGGTCTACTTCTTCACCATGTTCTTCACCGCG ATCTACCACGCCTGTGACGGACCAGGACTCTCCATCCTGTGTTTCATGAGGTACGACGTCCTGGAGTACTTCAGCGTCTACGGCACGGCTCTCTCCATGTGGGTCACACTGATAG ctcTGGGCGACTTTGACGAACCCCAGCGCTCCAGTATAACCATGTTTGGAGTGCTGACCATCGCGGTGAGGATCTTCCAGGACCGCTGGGGCTATGGGATCTACTCTGGACCAATTGGATCGGCtgtcttcatcatcactgtcagaTGG CTGCAGAAGATGAAGCAGCTGAGGGCGGTGTATCCGGAGAAGAAGGTGTACACGCAGCAGGTCGGTCCAGGCTGCTGCTTCGGCGCTCTCGCTCTGATGCTGCGTTTCTACTTTGAG GAGTGGGACTACGCCTACGTCCACAGCTTCTACCATCTGTCTCTGGCCGTGTCCTTCATCCTGCTGCTGCCCAAGAAGAACCGCTACGCCGGGACGGGACGGAACGCCGCGAAACTCAGCTTCTGCGCTCTCCTCTGCTGC TCCATGTCCCCCGGTACTTCCAAAGAGAAGACGGACAAGTCGgcgcagaagaagaagaagtcgtCTCGGACCGTGTGGTCGATCCCCACTGAGAAGCTGTGGTCACAACGCTGCAGCACCCCGATCCTTCCCGTTtacacccccccaccctccacacCTGTCAAAGGGACGAGCATCAGCCGGCTCAAAGAGATGAACGGCTGGAAGTGA